A region from the Aegilops tauschii subsp. strangulata cultivar AL8/78 chromosome 5, Aet v6.0, whole genome shotgun sequence genome encodes:
- the LOC109761714 gene encoding protein NUCLEAR FUSION DEFECTIVE 2: MAPPPPPPATLAAVLLLLVSVSHPPASASSSPFDAALAALQGRIGYAFRSPDLLRRAMTHASYSRENGRALAVLGLAAAESAAALRALAADRDAPASAVSRAARDAAGEPACAAAGARAGIPGVVRVAGSTKASAPPVVCGALRALLGAVAVDNGTADAAAEVFWRLHVVTTATAAAAAM, encoded by the coding sequence AtggcgcccccgccgccgccgccggcaaccctcgccgccgtcctcctcctcctcgtctccgTCTCCCATCCACCGGCCTCGGCCTCCTCGTCCCCGTTCGACGCGGCGCTGGCGGCGCTGCAGGGCCGGATCGGCTACGCGTTCCGCTCCCCGGACCTGCTCCGCCGCGCGATGACGCACGCCTCCTACTCGCGCGAGAACGGGCGCGCGCTGGCCGTGCTCGGCCTGGCCGCGGCGGAGTCGGCCGCCGCGCTGCGCGCACTCGCCGCCGACCGCGACGCGCCGGCCTCCGCCGTCTCCCGCGCCGCGCGCGACGCCGCGGGGGAGCCCGCCTGCGCCGCGGCGGGGGCCCGCGCGGGGATCCCGGGCGTCGTGCGCGTCGCCGGCTCCACCAAGGCCTCGGCCCCGCCCGTGGTGTGCGGCGCCCTCCGCGCGCTCCTCGGGGCCGTCGCCGTCGACAACGGcaccgccgacgccgccgccgaggtCTTCTGGCGCCTCCACGTCGTCACCAccgcaaccgccgccgccgccgccatgtgA
- the LOC109761712 gene encoding uncharacterized protein, with the protein MAKKGKDAAEPDAKAAAVRSLFSADNPFRRKESAPEEPPRAPPPTPASAAVPTPARKPPKRPQAEAEAEPAVPSRRKRSEEDGEGPAARRKRKRDEVEAGYERRTLGAAPADEEQRPRPVVGAKRKAPHDVEAAASGGESEDEAFDDEGKLLRTVFVGNLPLRTKRKALTKEFAAFGEVDSVRIRSVPLGDTKIPRKGAVIKGKINDLVDNVHAYIVFKDEQCARTALSHNMALFNGNHIRVDMACPPRKKLRGEGPLYDRKRTVFVGNLPFDVKDEELYQLFCGPSGPQGDVEAIRVVRDPDSSLGKGIAYVLFKTREAANAVVKKRGIKIRDRFLRLTHAKAADATPKKADSGKKRDTPKQKTPFTSGSKSREGSDSNKRKAPASLSYQGLKSTKSGVVKKVKVARRPVNQGKQQGRPSETGQSESARKAKRPAVAARKAKQLNKKRKQDGSTPENTHRSKKARK; encoded by the exons ATGGCGAAGAAGGGGAAGGACGCCGCCGAGCCCGACGCCAAGGCGGCGGCCGTCCGCTCCCTCTTCtccgccgacaaccccttccgcCGCAAGGAGTCCGCTCCGGAGGAGCCCCCCCGCGCTCCCCCACCGACCCCCGCATCCGCCGCCGTCCCCACGCCGGCGCGCAAGCCCCCGAAGCGGCCCCAGGCTGAGGCGGAGGCGGAGCCCGCGGTGCCGTCCCGGAGGAAGCGGAGCGAGGAGGATGGGGAGGGCCCGGCAGCGCGGCGCAAGCGGAAGCGGGACGAGGTGGAGGCCGGGTACGAGCGGCGGACGCTGGGGGCGGCGCCCGCGGACGAGGAGCAGCGGCCGCGCCCGGTGGTCGGGGCCAAGAGGAAGGCGCCCCACGACGTCGAGGCGGCGGCCTCCGGCGGGGAGTCGGAGGACGAGGCGTTCGACGACGAGGGCAAGCTGCTCAGGACGGTCTTCGTCGGGAACCTGCCGCTGCGGACCAAGCGCAAGGCGCTCACCAAGGAGTTCGCCGCCTTCGGCGAGGTCGACTCTGTCAGGATCCGCTCCGTGCCCCTCGGCGAC ACCAAGATTCCGCGGAAGGGAGCCGTCATCAAAGGCAAGATCAATGACTTGGTCGACAA TGTACATGCCTACATCGTCTTCAAAGATGAGCAGTGTGCGCGGACAGCTTTATCTCATAATATGGCACTG TTCAATGGCAATCACATCCGTGTTGACATGGCGTGTCCACCTCGTAAAAAGCTAAGAGGAGAAGGACCTCTTTATGACAGAAAGAGGACAGTGTTTGTTGGTAACCTTCCATTCGATGTAAAG GATGAGGAGCTCTACCAGCTGTTCTGCGGTCCCAGTGGACCACAAGGTGATGTTGAAGCTATACGAGTTGTCAGAGATCCAGATTCAAGCCTAGGAAAGGGTATCGCCTATGTTCTATTCAAAACAAGG GAAGCCGCTAACGCAGTTGTCAAAAAACGTGGCATTAAGATCAGAGATCGCTTCTTGCGGCTCACCCATGCAAAGGCAGCCGACGCGACGCCGAAGAAGGCAGATTCTGGGAAAAAGCGCGACACTCCAAAACAGAAGACACCTTTTACGTCAGGCAGCAAGTCCCGCGAAGGCAGCGACAGCAACAAACGCAAGGCGCCGGCAAGCCTGTCTTACCAAGGCCTGAAGTCGACCAAATCTGGCGTCGTGAAGAAGGTGAAGGTGGCCCGGCGCCCCGTCAACCAAGGCAAGCAGCAAGGCAGGCCTAGCGAGACGGGACAAAGCGAGAGCGCCCGCAAAGCCAAGCGGCCCGCCGTGGCAGCCAGGAAGGCGAAGCAGCTGAACAAGAAACGCAAGCAGGACGGCTCGACGCCCGAGAACACGCACCGGAGCAAGAAGGCGAGGAAGTAG